One stretch of Cyanobacteriota bacterium DNA includes these proteins:
- a CDS encoding response regulator transcription factor, translated as MAGRLLLVDDEPRLREAVEAYLSDSGFDVDVASNATEGWAMMQQRLYDLVITDIMMPQVDGYQFLRQLREDPRFKSLPVVFLTARGMTADRIQGYKAGCDAYLSKPFDPDELVAIVENLLEKNTPTIPEITGDGENLDIADMARQIAEIRELLIRQGALTPTGIAKTPAPINIDLTPRERSVLELVAQGLMNKEIARRLETSVRNVEKYVSRLFSKTGTNSRTELVRYALEHGLTQ; from the coding sequence ATGGCTGGGCGGTTGCTGTTAGTGGATGATGAACCTAGGCTGCGGGAAGCTGTAGAAGCCTATCTTAGTGATAGTGGCTTTGATGTAGATGTGGCTAGCAATGCCACAGAAGGTTGGGCAATGATGCAACAGCGCCTCTATGATTTGGTGATTACGGATATCATGATGCCCCAAGTGGATGGTTACCAGTTTTTGCGGCAACTGCGGGAGGATCCCAGGTTCAAGTCGCTGCCTGTGGTGTTTCTAACGGCGCGGGGCATGACAGCTGATCGCATCCAAGGTTACAAGGCTGGTTGTGATGCCTACCTATCCAAACCCTTTGACCCCGATGAGTTGGTGGCGATCGTCGAAAATCTGTTGGAAAAGAACACCCCCACGATTCCTGAAATCACTGGTGACGGGGAAAACTTAGACATTGCTGACATGGCGCGGCAAATTGCTGAAATTCGAGAGCTACTGATTCGGCAGGGAGCATTAACTCCAACGGGCATTGCTAAGACACCTGCTCCCATCAACATCGACTTGACACCCCGTGAGCGCAGTGTCTTGGAATTGGTAGCCCAGGGTTTGATGAACAAAGAAATTGCCCGTCGCCTAGAGACCAGCGTTCGTAATGTGGAAAAGTATGTGAGTCGGTTATTTAGCAAAACAGGCACCAACAGCCGCACAGAACTAGTGCGCTATGCGCTAGAGCATGGCTTGACTCAGTAA
- a CDS encoding glycosyltransferase, which yields MGTVIMEIAIVGLLASLAAIAWFGYRLRQSMAAAPHLEPATIALTPCTLTVIIPAYNEELNLQNCVQSVLASDLPPTVELSVWIADDESTDQTAIIAQALAATDTRLHVLTVPPRPTQELWRGKNWACAQAANQATGDYVLFMDADVRLAPGAIAAALAESQSYQIDLLSCAPEIICGCFAEWLVQPLMMGLLAVGFRFDAVNDPSDPTAFAAGPFMLFRRQAYAAIGGHRAVAAEVVEDVELARRIKRQGYRLRYVLALGLVQVRMYRSFAALWEGWTKNLYLGAQRSIAAMFLIAVAMALLYVFPWLALTSIPVLAWHPSRVSHPLLLFTAVGLLVLTLAAQYGLRCYCAHLFHQPLYYWWLSWLGGGIVMAMAIASVIKTETGWGWTWRGRSLAT from the coding sequence ATGGGCACTGTGATTATGGAGATAGCGATTGTAGGGCTGTTGGCCTCATTGGCAGCGATCGCCTGGTTTGGCTATCGTCTGCGGCAATCAATGGCGGCTGCTCCTCACCTGGAGCCAGCTACGATCGCTCTAACTCCCTGTACCCTTACGGTCATTATCCCTGCTTACAATGAAGAACTGAACCTACAAAACTGTGTACAGTCTGTGCTAGCTAGTGACCTGCCACCAACTGTAGAGCTATCGGTTTGGATTGCAGATGATGAATCGACTGACCAAACCGCTATCATTGCCCAAGCACTAGCGGCGACTGATACCCGGTTGCATGTGTTGACCGTGCCGCCTCGACCTACCCAAGAACTTTGGCGTGGCAAGAATTGGGCTTGTGCCCAAGCCGCAAACCAAGCAACCGGAGATTATGTGCTGTTCATGGATGCTGATGTGCGGTTAGCACCAGGGGCGATCGCGGCTGCCCTTGCTGAAAGCCAATCCTATCAGATCGATCTGCTCAGTTGCGCTCCAGAAATTATTTGTGGCTGTTTTGCTGAATGGCTGGTTCAGCCGCTGATGATGGGGCTGCTGGCGGTTGGGTTCCGGTTTGATGCCGTCAACGACCCCAGTGATCCTACAGCCTTTGCCGCTGGGCCGTTTATGTTGTTTCGACGACAAGCCTATGCAGCGATCGGTGGTCATCGTGCCGTTGCTGCCGAGGTTGTAGAAGATGTGGAACTAGCACGCCGAATTAAACGCCAAGGATACCGCTTGCGCTATGTCTTAGCTTTGGGACTGGTGCAAGTGCGCATGTATCGCTCCTTTGCTGCCCTTTGGGAAGGTTGGACAAAAAACCTCTACCTAGGTGCCCAGCGGAGTATTGCTGCGATGTTCCTTATTGCCGTAGCCATGGCATTGCTCTATGTCTTCCCTTGGTTAGCCCTCACGAGCATTCCAGTTCTCGCTTGGCATCCATCCCGTGTGTCTCACCCGTTGCTGCTGTTCACTGCTGTTGGGTTGCTGGTGCTGACCCTTGCGGCCCAATATGGGCTGCGTTGCTACTGTGCCCACTTATTTCACCAACCGTTGTACTATTGGTGGTTAAGTTGGCTAGGGGGAGGGATTGTGATGGCCATGGCGATCGCCTCCGTCATTAAAACCGAAACAGGTTGGGGCTGGACTTGGCGAGGCCGTTCCCTAGCTACCTAG